A stretch of the Candidatus Jettenia sp. AMX2 genome encodes the following:
- a CDS encoding DUF433 domain-containing protein yields MIDRISADPRICHGQACIKGTRIPVHQILHMLANGDTIDELLEEYPSLKREDILACLDYAASLAEEQIIPDEVTT; encoded by the coding sequence ATGATTGATCGCATATCAGCGGATCCACGCATTTGCCATGGCCAGGCTTGTATTAAGGGAACTCGAATACCTGTTCATCAGATATTACACATGCTGGCAAATGGAGATACTATTGATGAACTCCTTGAAGAGTATCCTTCCTTAAAGAGGGAAGATATCCTTGCCTGCCTTGATTATGCTGCTTCCCTGGCTGAAGAACAGATCATCCCTGATGAAGTAACAACATGA
- a CDS encoding EAL domain-containing protein codes for MLTDKMNVYQGNTSAFDTPHKNNEKEILIIEDSATQSEFLKHLLNQAGYLVRIAKDGIEGLQMAREQKPSLIISDIIMPRMDGYALCREIKRDRTLRNIPIILLTVLSDPEEIIYSLSHQVDGYITKPYDEKLLLFKIRSILSKPYHYSHEKGQKEFSFYYNGKNYSVTADHRQILNLLLFTYEHLITQNQKLLQVETELKRLNEQLEERIKERTLRLEEAATKDMQTGLFNVYSFYLNQNDLKEPVLLLINIDNFKHINDFYGIKAGDFILQKFAETLKVLIPEKLNAKIYRFGADDFGILFENSLDYNPEVLAKTIINEIGKETFIYDRYQIAITVSIGLSKEKPLLEKANMALQYVKKNPGTLFLEYKKDLNLHDNISKNLNTLNLLENAIKRDAVKVFFQPIVNNSNGITENYECLVRVIDENSRILIPESFLPVIKETRLYENITEIMIKKSIEAMKNASYEFSLNLSIRDILDKRFHDFIKGIFNNTPEIAKRIIFEILECDVIENFQTVHVFIREMKKHGCKIAIDDFGSGYSNLEHILRLEVNYLKINSSLIKHIDSNVSSQVIVETIVSFAKKLHIKTIAKYVHSEDIYQKVKTLGIDYSQGYYTGKPEPALQE; via the coding sequence ATGCTAACAGATAAAATGAATGTCTATCAAGGGAACACGTCGGCTTTTGACACACCGCACAAGAATAACGAAAAAGAAATTCTCATTATAGAAGACAGTGCTACTCAATCCGAATTTCTTAAACATTTACTTAACCAGGCAGGTTATCTGGTAAGAATAGCAAAAGATGGTATCGAAGGTTTACAGATGGCGAGAGAACAAAAACCATCGCTGATAATTAGCGATATCATTATGCCCCGCATGGATGGCTATGCGCTTTGCCGCGAGATCAAACGTGACAGGACATTACGAAACATACCAATTATACTATTAACGGTTCTTTCTGACCCGGAAGAAATTATTTACAGTTTGAGTCATCAGGTTGATGGTTATATAACAAAACCTTATGACGAAAAACTTCTTCTTTTTAAAATCAGGTCTATTCTTTCAAAGCCTTATCATTATAGCCATGAAAAAGGACAAAAAGAATTTTCCTTTTACTACAATGGCAAAAATTATAGTGTAACAGCAGACCATCGCCAGATATTGAATCTTCTTCTTTTTACCTATGAACACCTGATAACACAAAATCAGAAATTGCTCCAGGTTGAAACAGAATTAAAACGATTAAATGAACAACTTGAAGAGAGAATAAAGGAAAGAACATTAAGGCTGGAAGAAGCAGCTACAAAAGATATGCAGACAGGGCTTTTTAATGTATATTCATTTTATTTGAATCAAAATGATTTAAAAGAGCCTGTTCTGCTTTTGATAAATATAGATAATTTTAAACATATAAACGATTTCTATGGAATAAAAGCGGGTGATTTTATCTTACAAAAATTTGCAGAAACCCTCAAGGTTCTTATTCCTGAAAAACTGAATGCAAAAATCTACAGGTTTGGAGCCGATGATTTTGGTATATTATTTGAAAATTCCTTAGATTATAATCCTGAGGTTCTGGCAAAAACCATAATAAATGAAATAGGAAAAGAAACGTTTATCTATGATCGTTACCAGATCGCAATTACTGTATCTATAGGCCTGTCAAAAGAAAAACCACTCCTGGAAAAGGCCAATATGGCATTACAGTATGTGAAAAAAAACCCGGGAACACTTTTTCTGGAATATAAAAAAGACCTTAATCTCCATGACAACATTTCAAAAAATCTCAACACTCTCAATCTTCTGGAGAATGCAATCAAAAGAGATGCAGTCAAGGTATTTTTTCAGCCAATTGTAAACAACAGCAACGGTATAACAGAAAATTATGAATGTCTGGTAAGGGTTATCGATGAAAATAGCCGGATACTAATACCCGAATCTTTCTTGCCGGTAATAAAAGAAACCAGATTATATGAAAACATAACCGAAATCATGATAAAGAAAAGTATTGAAGCCATGAAAAATGCATCGTACGAATTCTCCCTTAACCTTTCTATAAGGGATATCCTGGATAAAAGATTTCATGATTTTATAAAAGGGATATTTAACAATACTCCTGAAATAGCTAAAAGGATTATTTTCGAGATTTTAGAGTGTGATGTGATTGAAAATTTCCAGACCGTTCATGTTTTTATCCGTGAAATGAAAAAGCACGGTTGTAAAATAGCTATTGATGATTTCGGGTCAGGATACTCTAATCTTGAACACATCCTGCGGCTGGAGGTAAACTACTTAAAAATCAATTCTTCTTTAATCAAACATATAGATTCAAATGTCTCCTCACAGGTTATTGTAGAAACCATTGTCAGTTTTGCAAAAAAATTACATATCAAAACTATCGCAAAATATGTTCATAGTGAAGATATTTATCAGAAAGTAAAAACGCTCGGTATTGATTAT
- the purL gene encoding phosphoribosylformylglycinamidine synthase subunit PurL has translation MNNVYSRIEVFFKKGTADPLGNAVQSEIVTFGFRGTTDVRVHQVYILFGNLNKDELHTIAEKLLADAVTQCYQISDSGYRVSDSGDHIIEVTRKPGVMDPTEQSVIKALHDIGITIDGVKTAAKYIISGDIPDEMVRTIATRVLANTKIEDIFIYPEIPRYDHGVIHYVFKINTIPLLNADSTRLEEISASGQLSLNLQEMQSIQNYYRSLKREPTDVELETIAQTWSEHCIHKTLRGIVDFDGNLIDNLLRNTIMRATDELKKPWCVSVFKDNAGIICFDDSYNVCFKVETHNHPSAIEPYGGANTGVGGVIRDIMGTGLGGKPVLNTDVFCFGIPETPQDKVPKGVLHPKRILKGVVAGVRDYGNRMGIPTSNGAIFFDERYIANPLVFCGTVGIIPKNRCHKEVHTHDLIVVAGGRTGRDGIHGATFSSAELHDQSEQISGGAVQIGNAITEKALLDVLLQARDKDLYRCITDCGAGGLSSAIGEMGQDLGAVVYLEKVPLKYEGLSYTEIWISESQERMVLAVPQEKEADILDLFKAENVEATVIGKFTGDRILRLMYDSQVVGEIEMDFLHNGIPRLIRKATWNKPVFEEPVLPEKGDYGDDLKKILSAWNVCSKEWVIRQYDHEVQGSSVLKPLQGIHNDGPGDACVIRPVLESKKGIIVSNGMNPRYGDIDPYHMAASGIDEALRQIIAVGGSLDQVALLDNFCWGNTNKPDRLGSLVRAAQACYDIAIAYGTPFISGKDSLNNEFVSDKETIVIPPTLLISAISVMEDVQSAVSMDIKEPGNLIYLAGLTRNELGGSHYYYIHGYKGNDVPKVDPCLGKKIMNAISQAAKQKIVRSSHDCSEGGLAVAAAEMAFAGGYGMALNLSAIAADNSIRRDDILLFSESNTRFLIEIRPEHREQFEAIVKDIPYGMIGKVIPEPFLKINGLSNKLVVSENIHALKKAWQSPLGW, from the coding sequence ATGAATAATGTGTATTCAAGAATTGAGGTTTTTTTTAAGAAGGGGACAGCCGATCCTCTGGGAAATGCCGTACAGTCAGAAATTGTGACATTTGGTTTCCGGGGAACAACAGATGTAAGGGTACATCAGGTGTATATCCTTTTTGGCAATCTCAACAAAGATGAGCTGCATACTATTGCGGAAAAACTTCTGGCCGATGCGGTAACCCAATGCTATCAGATATCGGATTCCGGCTATCGTGTTTCAGATTCCGGGGATCATATTATTGAGGTTACCCGCAAGCCCGGCGTTATGGACCCTACCGAACAGTCGGTTATAAAGGCGCTCCATGATATCGGGATTACTATAGACGGTGTTAAAACTGCTGCAAAATATATTATTAGCGGAGACATACCGGATGAAATGGTTCGTACCATAGCAACCAGAGTGCTTGCAAATACAAAGATAGAGGATATCTTTATTTATCCTGAAATACCCAGATATGACCACGGTGTGATACATTACGTCTTTAAAATAAATACGATACCTTTGCTGAACGCCGACAGCACACGGTTAGAGGAGATAAGCGCCAGCGGTCAGCTCTCGCTGAACTTGCAGGAAATGCAGTCCATCCAAAACTATTACCGGTCACTGAAACGTGAGCCAACTGATGTTGAGCTTGAAACAATTGCACAGACCTGGTCAGAACACTGCATACACAAGACGCTGAGGGGTATTGTTGACTTTGATGGTAACCTTATTGATAACCTTTTGCGTAATACAATCATGCGGGCTACCGATGAACTGAAAAAGCCGTGGTGTGTGTCTGTATTTAAAGATAATGCAGGTATTATCTGTTTCGATGATTCCTATAACGTCTGTTTTAAGGTAGAGACCCATAATCATCCGTCTGCAATTGAACCTTACGGAGGCGCCAATACAGGCGTTGGTGGTGTAATCAGGGATATTATGGGAACAGGGCTGGGAGGGAAACCCGTTCTCAATACGGATGTATTTTGTTTCGGCATTCCTGAAACCCCTCAGGATAAAGTTCCGAAGGGTGTTTTGCATCCGAAGAGGATTTTGAAAGGTGTTGTTGCTGGGGTAAGGGATTATGGTAACCGTATGGGTATTCCTACTTCAAACGGCGCCATCTTTTTTGATGAACGGTACATTGCCAATCCCCTTGTCTTTTGCGGAACAGTGGGTATTATACCCAAAAATAGATGCCATAAGGAGGTGCATACCCATGATCTTATTGTTGTTGCTGGAGGCAGAACAGGCCGTGACGGAATTCATGGCGCAACGTTTTCTTCAGCAGAACTGCACGACCAATCGGAACAGATTTCCGGGGGCGCTGTGCAGATCGGTAATGCAATAACGGAAAAGGCATTACTGGACGTCCTCCTGCAGGCGCGCGATAAAGACCTGTATCGCTGTATTACCGACTGCGGTGCCGGTGGTCTATCATCAGCCATCGGGGAAATGGGCCAGGACCTCGGAGCAGTTGTATATTTAGAAAAGGTGCCATTGAAATACGAAGGCCTTTCCTATACGGAAATATGGATTTCAGAGTCGCAGGAACGTATGGTGCTTGCTGTTCCACAGGAGAAAGAAGCCGATATCCTTGATTTGTTTAAAGCAGAGAATGTAGAAGCTACGGTTATAGGGAAATTCACCGGTGACAGGATATTGCGCCTGATGTATGATTCACAGGTGGTTGGTGAGATAGAGATGGATTTTCTCCACAACGGTATACCGAGGTTAATACGAAAAGCTACCTGGAATAAACCTGTTTTTGAAGAGCCGGTATTGCCGGAAAAGGGAGATTATGGTGACGATCTGAAAAAGATACTTTCTGCATGGAATGTGTGCAGTAAGGAGTGGGTAATACGGCAATATGATCACGAGGTGCAGGGTAGTAGCGTGCTGAAGCCTCTTCAGGGCATCCATAATGATGGACCCGGCGATGCGTGTGTTATCAGGCCTGTCCTGGAATCTAAAAAAGGTATCATCGTCTCCAACGGAATGAATCCGAGATATGGTGATATAGATCCGTACCATATGGCAGCCTCCGGCATAGATGAGGCGCTGCGGCAGATAATAGCCGTCGGTGGAAGTTTAGATCAGGTGGCGCTTTTGGATAACTTTTGCTGGGGTAATACAAATAAACCGGACCGTCTCGGTTCCCTTGTGAGGGCTGCACAGGCCTGTTATGATATTGCCATTGCTTACGGTACCCCGTTTATTTCCGGAAAAGACAGCTTAAATAACGAATTTGTCAGTGATAAGGAAACGATTGTCATTCCCCCGACACTTCTTATCTCAGCCATATCGGTAATGGAAGATGTGCAAAGCGCTGTTTCGATGGATATAAAAGAGCCAGGTAATCTGATATATCTTGCGGGACTTACCCGTAATGAGCTTGGCGGTTCGCATTACTATTACATTCACGGGTATAAAGGGAATGACGTTCCGAAAGTAGACCCATGCCTCGGGAAGAAGATTATGAATGCGATATCACAGGCGGCAAAGCAGAAAATTGTCCGGTCCAGTCATGATTGTTCAGAAGGCGGGCTTGCCGTTGCTGCCGCAGAGATGGCATTTGCCGGCGGGTACGGTATGGCGCTCAATCTTTCTGCAATAGCTGCAGATAATTCAATCAGGAGGGATGATATCCTTCTCTTCTCCGAATCAAATACCCGGTTTCTCATAGAGATAAGGCCGGAACACCGGGAACAATTCGAAGCAATTGTAAAAGACATCCCTTATGGGATGATAGGCAAGGTGATACCGGAACCCTTCCTGAAAATCAACGGTTTGAGTAATAAACTTGTCGTGAGTGAAAATATTCATGCATTGAAGAAAGCATGGCAGTCACCACTTGGATGGTAG
- a CDS encoding acetyl-CoA carboxylase carboxyltransferase subunit alpha has protein sequence MSEKSITKLENLILELEHRIEDLETAFKQDNFDRSTEISHLKERKEKLQIELYAQLSPYDIVKLARHPQRPLSTDYIDLIVEDFIELHGDKHFGDDKAIICGLGRIENEKVLLVGQQKGKSTKERIACNFGMPNPEGYRKALQKMKLAEKFHLPIITFIDTPGANPDIGAEERGQAQAIAENIYEMCRLKTPIINVVIGEGGSGGALGIGIGDKFAILEYAYYSVISPEGCAAILWKNGENAPDAAKSLQLTAKDLLRFGIADEIIPEPIGGAHKDPKIMANTFKSYLIKYLEELKNVPVDTLTEKRYKRYRTIGKYLE, from the coding sequence TTGTCTGAAAAATCCATAACAAAACTGGAAAATTTGATTTTGGAACTTGAGCACCGGATAGAAGATCTGGAAACCGCTTTCAAACAGGATAATTTTGACAGAAGCACAGAAATAAGTCACCTGAAAGAAAGAAAAGAAAAATTACAAATTGAGTTGTATGCTCAATTATCCCCTTATGACATCGTTAAACTGGCACGTCACCCACAACGCCCGCTCTCAACAGATTATATTGATCTCATCGTGGAGGATTTTATTGAACTTCACGGAGATAAGCATTTTGGGGATGATAAAGCCATTATTTGCGGTTTGGGAAGAATTGAAAACGAGAAGGTTTTACTAGTCGGGCAACAGAAGGGAAAGAGTACAAAGGAACGAATTGCCTGCAATTTTGGAATGCCAAACCCCGAGGGTTACAGAAAGGCGCTGCAAAAGATGAAACTTGCAGAAAAGTTCCATTTGCCAATCATCACGTTTATCGATACGCCCGGGGCCAATCCTGATATCGGAGCAGAAGAAAGAGGTCAGGCACAGGCAATTGCCGAAAATATTTATGAAATGTGCCGTCTAAAAACACCCATTATAAATGTTGTTATAGGAGAGGGTGGCAGCGGCGGCGCTTTAGGTATTGGCATTGGCGATAAATTCGCCATCCTGGAATACGCCTATTATTCAGTCATTTCACCTGAGGGCTGCGCTGCGATACTATGGAAAAACGGTGAAAACGCACCCGATGCAGCGAAATCGCTGCAGCTTACAGCAAAAGATCTGCTGAGATTTGGGATAGCAGATGAGATTATTCCCGAACCCATCGGAGGAGCGCATAAGGATCCGAAAATAATGGCAAATACCTTTAAATCATACCTGATTAAATATCTGGAAGAATTAAAGAATGTCCCGGTTGATACCCTGACAGAGAAAAGGTATAAAAGATACAGGACGATAGGTAAATATCTGGAATAG
- a CDS encoding DUF5615 family PIN-like protein, giving the protein MMDDDIWKFCQEEQRLLITTDKRFCTKETRESLRHLNHPVETAK; this is encoded by the coding sequence ATGATGGATGATGATATATGGAAATTCTGCCAGGAAGAACAGCGGCTTTTGATTACCACGGATAAAAGGTTTTGCACAAAAGAGACACGAGAATCGTTACGGCATCTTAATCATCCGGTTGAAACAGCCAAATAG
- a CDS encoding thiamine pyrophosphate-binding protein translates to MQKQLLQGNQAIVMAAEAAGLKFFAGYPITPASEILHEMVSRKDIMVLQMEDEIASINAVIGASLAGLKVMTATSGPGFSLMQESIGLAHMMEVPLVIVNVQRVGPSTGMPTLPAQGDVIQCIHGSHGDYFPIVFYPNSVSELYTYTIMAFNAAEESMSPVILLSDGYISHLYETIVPHRDVEIRERSRLPLGMSNRHFTGLSHEDSMPKTSDVDNYRRLIAHLYEKQQVTARQYNHYEYRQCRKETDTLLIAYGALSRAAYYFKDDCALYRPVRIFPVVEEVKSIAPQYKRILVMEMNKGQYAHEIERILHREVECIPILGGRIDLDEIKQEIRQKMYE, encoded by the coding sequence ATGCAAAAACAGTTATTACAGGGAAATCAGGCTATAGTAATGGCGGCTGAGGCTGCTGGTTTAAAATTTTTTGCAGGTTATCCTATTACGCCTGCTTCTGAAATTCTCCACGAAATGGTCAGCAGGAAGGATATCATGGTGCTGCAAATGGAGGATGAGATTGCCTCTATCAATGCCGTTATTGGTGCATCGCTGGCCGGGCTTAAGGTAATGACGGCTACTTCCGGGCCTGGATTTTCCCTCATGCAGGAGAGTATCGGACTTGCCCATATGATGGAGGTACCTCTTGTTATTGTAAACGTTCAGAGGGTAGGCCCCAGCACGGGAATGCCTACGCTTCCCGCGCAGGGGGATGTTATTCAATGTATTCACGGAAGCCACGGTGATTATTTTCCTATTGTATTCTATCCGAATTCTGTATCGGAACTCTATACGTACACGATTATGGCCTTTAACGCCGCAGAAGAATCCATGAGTCCTGTTATTCTTCTCAGCGACGGATATATCAGCCATCTCTATGAGACCATTGTTCCTCACAGGGATGTTGAAATCAGGGAGCGGAGCCGCTTGCCCCTTGGTATGAGTAACCGGCATTTTACGGGATTATCCCATGAGGATTCGATGCCAAAGACATCTGATGTTGATAATTACAGGCGGCTTATTGCCCATCTGTACGAAAAACAACAAGTAACTGCCCGGCAATACAACCATTATGAGTACCGGCAGTGCCGTAAGGAAACCGATACGCTTCTTATTGCTTACGGGGCGCTTTCCAGGGCAGCTTATTATTTTAAGGATGATTGTGCTTTGTACCGGCCTGTAAGGATATTCCCAGTTGTTGAAGAGGTGAAAAGTATAGCGCCTCAGTATAAACGGATTCTGGTAATGGAAATGAACAAAGGGCAATATGCTCATGAGATAGAACGCATATTGCATCGTGAAGTGGAATGTATACCGATTCTGGGTGGACGTATTGACCTGGATGAAATAAAACAAGAAATAAGGCAAAAGATGTATGAATAA
- a CDS encoding radical SAM protein, with the protein MPHHPHDKHPGNHTIPHGHGGNPETIKETYARIKDDTSGKAAVEYMKNMKNQLRLVFWETTAGCNLECIHCRRLDVSATLARDDMSTKEAFAFVDAVAETGKPILVLSGGEPLFRPDIFEIAKYAVRKGLSVALATNGTLVDDTVAREIVEAGIARVSISFDGADAKTHDEFRKIPGSFERSIAGFKRLKNLGMSMQINCTIAKHNVDQIDDLYQLALKLGADALHLFMLVPVGCGVQIADDQMLHPKKYEEILNHFYDLSKEAKIQTKATCAPHYFRIMRERAKEEGITISPKTHGMAAMTKGCLAGTGVCFVSHKGEVFPCGYLPVEAGHVRKQKFADIWNNSPVFEKLRNPDLLEGKCGACEYKKVCEGCRARAFYDTGNYLAEEPYCIYEPKMTRTGKD; encoded by the coding sequence ATGCCACATCATCCACACGACAAACATCCGGGTAATCACACCATTCCTCACGGGCATGGTGGTAATCCTGAGACGATAAAAGAAACCTATGCACGTATCAAGGATGATACTTCCGGCAAGGCTGCCGTGGAATATATGAAGAACATGAAAAACCAGTTACGTCTGGTCTTTTGGGAAACAACCGCAGGATGCAATCTGGAATGTATCCACTGCAGAAGGCTTGATGTAAGCGCTACCCTTGCCAGGGATGATATGTCTACAAAGGAAGCATTTGCCTTTGTGGATGCCGTTGCAGAAACCGGTAAACCTATCCTTGTACTCAGCGGAGGGGAACCGCTCTTCAGGCCCGACATCTTTGAAATTGCAAAATATGCGGTAAGGAAAGGATTGAGCGTTGCGCTGGCAACGAATGGGACACTGGTTGATGATACTGTTGCCAGAGAAATTGTGGAGGCTGGTATTGCCCGTGTATCAATCAGTTTTGACGGTGCGGATGCAAAAACCCATGATGAATTCAGGAAAATACCGGGGTCGTTTGAACGGTCAATTGCAGGTTTTAAACGGCTGAAAAACCTTGGCATGAGTATGCAAATCAATTGTACCATTGCAAAACATAATGTCGACCAGATCGACGATCTGTATCAGTTAGCATTAAAATTAGGGGCAGATGCCCTGCACCTTTTTATGCTGGTACCTGTAGGATGTGGTGTTCAGATTGCCGATGACCAGATGCTTCACCCGAAGAAATACGAAGAAATACTCAACCACTTTTATGACCTTTCTAAAGAGGCAAAGATCCAGACAAAGGCTACCTGTGCACCCCACTATTTCCGGATTATGAGGGAGCGCGCAAAAGAAGAAGGGATTACGATATCACCAAAGACGCACGGCATGGCTGCAATGACAAAAGGTTGTCTTGCAGGAACAGGAGTATGTTTTGTATCTCATAAAGGAGAAGTCTTCCCCTGCGGTTATTTACCGGTTGAGGCAGGACATGTGAGAAAACAAAAATTTGCCGATATCTGGAACAATTCCCCGGTTTTTGAGAAATTAAGAAACCCTGACCTGCTCGAAGGTAAATGTGGCGCATGCGAATACAAGAAGGTGTGTGAAGGATGCAGGGCACGGGCTTTCTATGATACCGGCAACTACCTGGCAGAAGAACCGTACTGTATTTACGAACCAAAGATGACTCGCACAGGTAAAGATTAA
- a CDS encoding prephenate dehydrogenase/arogenate dehydrogenase family protein has protein sequence MQFDTICIIGPGLIGGSIGLGLKKRNMVKTVIGVCHRASSLEKALKMKAIDVGIPHINGTINDADIVILATSVSQIVTSAKEAIQFMKGNAILTDVGSTKGYIVEQITQDIKDDITFVGAHPIAGSEKRGVEFASPDLFEGSLCIITPSRSTGGEVKEAGQPGAITHRLPLNYRKALETISCLWQLLGANIVYLTPEQHDEVLSYVSHLPHLIASCLINTIKKEYLGYGGNGLKDTTRIASGDPGLWVDIFGQNRKNIIQSIDRFIAELTGFKNDLLNKDDAMLLERLKMAKLSRDSIFNNNPIK, from the coding sequence ATGCAATTTGATACCATTTGTATAATCGGGCCGGGACTTATCGGTGGTTCCATTGGTCTGGGATTGAAAAAACGGAATATGGTGAAAACCGTTATCGGTGTCTGCCACAGGGCTTCTTCTCTGGAAAAGGCCTTAAAGATGAAAGCTATTGATGTCGGAATTCCGCATATCAATGGAACCATTAACGATGCCGATATCGTAATACTTGCCACATCGGTAAGTCAGATTGTTACCTCAGCAAAAGAAGCCATACAATTCATGAAGGGCAATGCAATCCTTACGGATGTAGGCAGTACGAAGGGTTATATCGTAGAACAAATTACCCAGGATATAAAGGATGATATCACATTTGTTGGTGCCCATCCTATTGCAGGTTCAGAAAAAAGGGGGGTTGAATTTGCTTCACCCGACCTCTTTGAGGGGAGTTTATGCATCATTACACCATCCCGGAGCACTGGGGGAGAGGTCAAGGAAGCAGGGCAACCTGGTGCGATAACTCACCGGCTTCCTCTCAATTATAGAAAGGCATTGGAAACCATCTCTTGTTTATGGCAGCTTCTGGGCGCCAACATAGTATATCTTACCCCGGAACAACATGATGAGGTTTTATCATATGTAAGCCACCTACCCCATCTTATTGCTTCATGCCTGATAAACACCATCAAAAAAGAGTACCTTGGTTACGGCGGTAACGGATTAAAGGACACAACGAGAATTGCGTCCGGTGATCCGGGGTTATGGGTGGACATCTTTGGTCAGAATCGCAAGAATATTATACAGTCAATTGACCGGTTTATTGCCGAGCTTACCGGATTTAAAAATGATCTTCTGAACAAGGATGATGCAATGTTGCTGGAACGATTAAAAATGGCAAAGTTGTCACGCGATAGCATATTCAATAATAATCCCATAAAATAA
- a CDS encoding thiamine pyrophosphate-dependent enzyme: MNKETDFKRFLKLDLLPTPWCPGCGNGIVLKTICQVFDELDMPMKGTVVVSGIGCAGRSAGFFNLDSVHTAHGRAIPVAEGIKYANEALNVVVVSGDGDLLGIGGNHLLHAIRRKTDITVICYANEIYGMTGGQASPITPHNIKTLTTPDGNPDYPTDVQPLFRHNNSYFARTTAYHLNHMKKCIREALKFKGFSFVEVRTMCIVNYGRRLGYKNSNEMLLHYKEFYKINDSAGELAGNEIGIVKGLSQITDDR, translated from the coding sequence ATGAATAAAGAGACAGATTTTAAGCGTTTTCTTAAGCTGGACCTATTGCCAACCCCCTGGTGTCCGGGCTGCGGGAATGGCATTGTGCTGAAAACCATATGCCAGGTATTTGATGAACTTGATATGCCCATGAAAGGCACGGTTGTTGTTTCCGGGATAGGGTGCGCAGGCAGGAGCGCCGGTTTTTTTAACCTTGATTCCGTCCATACTGCTCATGGCAGGGCAATTCCGGTAGCCGAAGGGATCAAATATGCAAATGAAGCCCTTAATGTTGTTGTTGTTAGCGGTGACGGTGACCTGCTTGGCATAGGAGGCAACCATTTGTTACATGCGATACGGCGGAAAACTGATATAACAGTTATCTGTTATGCCAATGAGATTTATGGAATGACCGGTGGTCAGGCTTCACCTATTACACCGCACAATATAAAAACCCTGACAACACCAGACGGCAACCCGGATTATCCAACGGATGTGCAGCCCCTTTTCAGGCATAATAACAGTTATTTTGCACGTACTACGGCTTACCATTTAAACCATATGAAGAAATGCATTAGGGAGGCGTTGAAGTTTAAAGGTTTTTCATTTGTAGAGGTAAGGACTATGTGTATTGTCAATTACGGCAGGCGATTAGGCTATAAGAATTCCAATGAGATGCTTCTGCATTATAAGGAATTTTATAAAATAAATGATTCTGCTGGGGAATTGGCCGGTAATGAGATCGGGATTGTAAAAGGATTGAGTCAGATAACAGATGACAGATGA
- a CDS encoding 4Fe-4S binding protein, translated as MSEEKTRKRKGIVHINHGYCKRCGICVNFCPVKNLEIRQQKLVELERCIACRMCQRYCPDIAIEIEEIDAKTVITGKSGYSNGG; from the coding sequence ATGTCTGAAGAGAAAACCCGGAAACGGAAAGGGATTGTTCATATCAATCACGGGTACTGTAAACGGTGCGGTATCTGTGTGAACTTTTGTCCGGTTAAGAATCTGGAAATACGTCAGCAAAAACTGGTGGAGCTAGAGAGGTGTATTGCCTGCAGGATGTGTCAGCGGTATTGTCCGGATATAGCGATAGAGATTGAGGAGATAGATGCAAAAACAGTTATTACAGGGAAATCAGGCTATAGTAATGGCGGCTGA